The Solanum pennellii chromosome 4, SPENNV200 genomic interval GCTATTGAAAGCACTAGAGTGTAGCATGAAATGGCTTTTGTCTCCATTGATAAGTTGCCCCGAAATCTTTTCATACTCCCTCAAAGTATTCATAAGGAGTTTCAAGGTTTTGCATCTTCCGGAAGTGAAAAGAATAATGTCATCCGCAAAACTTAGATGATTCACTTGAGGCCCCCTCTTTTCCATGATGAAACCTTGATAGTCCGGGTGATTGTGAAGCCTGTTGAGTGACCTTGATAAAACCTcggcacctaaaataaataaggCCGGGGAGAGAGGATCACCTTGTTTGAGACCTCTAGTAGAGCGGAAGAAACCATGCCTTTTGCCGTTGACAATAATAGAGTACCAATTGTTGGCCATGATTCTCCAGATCATATCAATAAACACCTCATTAAAACCCATCTTCCTTAGAACTAAGCAAATATATGACCAAGAGACCCTGTCATAAGCTTTTGCCATgtctaatttaataataacaTTACTTCCAATGTTGGGTTTTTTGATTTGGCGAATGATTTCCTGAGCGAGCATGATATTTTCCGAGATACTTCTTCCTTTCACAAAACCAGACTGATTTGTAGAAATCAAGGACGGAAGGATAGGGCTAAGTCTGTTACTTACCAGTTTAGATATAATCTTACTAGTGAAGTTACTCAGACTTATCGGCCTAAATTCCGTAAGTTTGTTTGGATTATTCACCTTAGGGAGCAAAACAATACAAGAATGAGAGAAGTACTTAGGAATCATTTGGCCACTGAAAAAAGCATGAAGAACTTCTACCAAATCATTCTTGATAATGTTCCAgcatttttgaaagaaataccCATTCATACCATCAGGACCAGCTGCAGAGTTAGGATTCATGGAAGATACTACCTCTTTAAGCTCATCCAAATCGGGTAATTTTGTAAGCTGAGTGTTTTGATCCTGATTGACCATTCTTGGAATGCATTCCAGATTATGCTCATTAATATACTTATCTTCTCCTGTGAAGATGTTATTGAAATGATCACAAGCCTCCTGAGCAATATTGTTCTCACCCTGAATCCAATCCCCATTTTCTGTGACAATTTTGTGAATGAATAGTTTCCTCCTCCTTCCCCTTATAATGGAATGAAAGTATTTGGATTTGGTATCGCCATCTTTAAACCATTGAAGCTGAGTTTTCTGTTTCAAGATAGTGTCCTCAAGCTTGAGGAATTTGATATATTGCGCATTGAGTTCATGGAGAGTACACCTATTTGATTCAGTTTGGTCTAAGATGTAGTTTTCTTCCGCTTCATGCACTTGTTCCTCATACATCCTAACCTTTTGAAAAATATCCCCAAATTCATTTCTAGACCAAACACTAAGTGTATTTGATAATCTTTTCAATTTCTGATGAAACTTCCACATAGCATTACCTTCCACAGGTCTATCCCAGCAATTTTTAACAGTAAGCATGAAGTTGGGATTATCAACCCAACAGTTAAGGAATCTGAAATATTTAATGTGGTCGGCTTCAGTGGATACCATTTCCATTAGTAAAGGACAATGATCAGACCCCGTAGTTGATAAATGAGTTATGGTTGTTTGAGGCATATTTTCTAACCATAAATCATTAACCAAGGCCCTGTCAAGTCTCTTCCAAATTCTGTGGTTAATGCCCCTCTTATTTGACCAAGTAAATCTATGGCCACTGAACCCTATGTCTACAAGACCACAGGCTTCGATGACCGCAATGAAATCCAAACTCTTCTTCATGTTGTAAGGAAGACCTCCAAGTTTTTCCCCCACATCAGATATAACATTATAATCCCCCACAGCACACCAAGGATTGGTATTAACTGAGGCATGATGTAGTAGTTTATCCCATAAGGGTCTCCTTAGATCATCTTTGCACTTAGCATAGATGAATGTACTAGTATATTGATATTGTAACTCATTGTGTTTCATGTCACAAGTGATTTGCTgttcatcttcatcaagaatattACAGTCAATATCACTGTTCCAAAAAACCCAAATCTTACTATTACAATTACTAGTGGCATTATCCATGTTCAGTTGCACTTTGAAGCTTTGAATGTTAATACTGTCAGAGAATGGTTCTAGGATGGCAATAACTGACAACTGGTGCAACTTCCTGAGCATTTTGAGTCTTTCCAACACTCCTTGAGTGTTAATCCCCCTCACATTCCATATGATTGTACTAATCATTGGGATGATCTAGAAGAAAATAGTCTGGTGTTAGGTCTGCCAGCAGTGACAGTGTTGATATCTTGCTTAGTGAAGTGGAATCTATCTTGTTGAAAGCTTCTTGGAGAAAGACACTGATTTTTAGTAACTTGTTGGATCTCATCCTCTAGAGAGTGATCATTATAAGGACTAAAGGCTCTGATAAGAGCCTCACTAGTCTCATCATTATCCTCATACTCTTCTAGAGTTTGATTGTCTCCTACAAGCTCATCTTCTGAATTAATCACAGCATACTCATCCAAGACAGGTTCTGGATTCAACTTTCTCCCTTGTTGCTTCTTATCAATCATGTCTGAATTGTGGGGAGTCATGTACTGGATTTGTAAAGGAGGAATATCCAAACCTTGGTTATCATTAACCATTACAAATTTATTGCATGGTTCTTCCCTTACTCCCTGTTCATGTTCCCTATCCCTTTCCTGCTGTCTATTTAGCCTTCTTTTTTCAGCATCTCTTTTTTGTTTACTAGGCTTGTTTTTACTCTTTGGAGTATTTTCAGTGTACTCAGTACCACTCTGTTTCCCCTGATCCTCACCTTCCTTTTTCCTTTGCTGTTGTTTCCCCTTTTTTCCTTTGGCAGGCTGCTCCCAGTTTTCTGTGTTCTGTGTTTGTTGCTGGGGTTGTTGGTCCTGCTGTTTCAGAGCATTTTCATCACTCCTAGAGGCTCTATGGTCTGTTCTGTGATCATAATCCAACCCCTCATGCATAGCATGAGGCATATTCCCCCCTTTGGTAACCCCATCCTGCAAGTTAGTGGCTTTCTCCTTACTCCCCCCATCCATACCTCCATAAACTTCATCAGTGTGACCAGCAATAACATTAATATTATTGGGGGTTCTGGGGCTTGGGAGAGATAAGTCAATACCTGATTTCCTGCATTTGTTATCATCAGTAACCTGAGGATCTGGTGTTTTCAAACTGTTTTGATTGTTGCTAACAGTTTGATTAGTTAATTGTCCATTTTTGGGTTGATCTTCCTGACCAGCTGCTTCCCTGAATCTCTGCTGTTCTGTTTGTTGTGCTTCCTGTTTTTCCTGCATTTCAAGATGTGAACAATTATTTTGAGTTGGAATTATATTATTACCTGTAATTCCTTGTTCTTGTTGTTGGCTGTTATTGGTTTTTTTCATTGGTGGGGTGACAGGTCTCCACACTGATTTGGAGGTGACATGTTCCTGATTTTTGTTGTGTCTTCTCTTCTGTGTTTGCCACTGTTCTTCTTGAAGTTCCTCTTGCTGTCCTTGCTCTTCTTGGTTTTGCATATCCTGCCTTTGTTGTTGGTCTGTCAATTGATCCTTTGGTTGATTCTGTtcctcatttttcttcttcccttCATTCTGATTTTTGCTTGGCTGACTGGAAGTTTTTGTTATCCCCTCTTTTGCATCTTttccttgttcttgaatttttcCAGCCCCCTTCTCTTTACTGTTTTTTCCTGCAtccatttctttccttttctgtATGTCCTCATCTCTTCTTTTGATTGTGCACACTTCATCCTTGTGTCCTTGATGTctacaataaaaacaataactAGGAATGCCTTCATACTCCACTTTTAACCATCTTCCCTTG includes:
- the LOC107016627 gene encoding uncharacterized protein LOC107016627, which produces MLRKLHQLSVIAILEPFSDSINIQSFKVQLNMDNATSNCNSKIWVFWNSDIDCNILDEDEQQITCDMKHNELQYQYTSTFIYAKCKDDLRRPLWDKLLHHASVNTNPWCAVGDYNVISDVGEKLGGLPYNMKKSLDFIAVIEACGLVDIGFSGHRFTWSNKRGINHRIWKRLDRALVNDLWLENMPQTTITHLSTTGSDHCPLLMEMVSTEADHIKYFRFLNCWVDNPNFMLTVKNCWDRPVEGNAMWKFHQKLKRLSNTLSVWSRNEFGDIFQKVRMYEEQVHEAEENYILDQTESNRCTLHELNAQYIKFLKLEDTILKQKTQLQWFKDGDTKSKYFHSIIRGRRRKLFIHKIVTENGDWIQGENNIAQEACDHFNNIFTGEDKYINEHNLECIPRMVNQDQNTQLTKLPDLDELKEVVSSMNPNSAAGPDGMNGYFFQKCWNIIKNDLVEVLHAFFSGQMIPKYFSHSCIVLLPKVNNPNKLTEFRPISLSNFTSKIISKLVSNRLSPILPSLISTNQSGFVKGRSISENIMLAQEIIRQIKKPNIGSNVIIKLDMAKAYDRVSWSYICLVLRKMGFNEVFIDMIWRIMANNWYSIIVNGKRHGFFRSTRGLKQGDPLSPALFILGAEVLSRSLNRLHNHPDYQGFIMEKRGPQVNHLSFADDIILFTSGRCKTLKLLMNTLREYEKISGQLINGDKSHFMLHSSAFNSTRDRIKRLTGFKQKQGPITYLGCPLFVGRPRNVYFSDLVNKVVSRITGWQTKQLSYGGKAVLSKHVLQALPIHLLSAVTPPTTIIRQIQMLIADFFWGWKNDRKKYHWSSWKNLSYPYEEGGIGMRNLQDVCKSFQFKQWWIFRTKQTLWGDFLKAKYCQRSNPVSKKWANGESLTWKHMLATRQQVEQHIQWRLQAGNCSFWWDNWLGIGPLAHHTSSSNRLNNTTVAEFWENGEWNWNKLVEYAPVNHLASILAIEIPHQQHLPDQAVWTLNSHGNFSCATAWEQIREKKAKNIFNSFLWHKAIPFKSSFLLWRTLKGKLPTNEKLTNFGIEPSPCFCCFGRIGMDSIDHTFNSGSFAATVWKFFAATAGLQTEQSSLQARVKQWWTAKPRNAGHQLLLQATPIFICWNLWKNRCACKYGGKVTNISRVKYAIYKDTYKMLKNAFPHIEWPASWTALIQTSEQCKHIIKVYMVAWNRPPEQWIKINTDGSALTNPGRIGAGGILRDQEGKLVMAFATPLGEGSNNKAETEAALFGLSWALDLGYRNIQIELDSLLVVQWITKKTAPHWTVDNQIQKIQQLSLQTQNFKCSHIYREANCVADSLSKHSHSTTTPQVYFNTNQLPKEAQAYYQMDLLNMPSFRRKKTKKIFDPP